The nucleotide window GCGCGAGCGCGTCGGCGTGGTGGACAGCGAGGACGCCAGCGAAGCTTCCGACAACGAAAGCCACGCCCTGCGGGAAAAACTGGTGGACCTGCAACAGCGCCTGACCGCCCTGCAAGGCGAAACCCCGCTGATCCTGCCGACCGTGGATTACCAGGCCGTGGCCTCGGTGGTCGCCGACTGGACCGGTATCCCGGTGGGCCGCATGGCCCGCAACGAACTGGAAACCGTGCTCAACCTCGACCAGCACCTGAAGAAACGCATCATCGGCCAGGACCATGCCCTGCAGATGATCGCCAAGCGCATCCAAACCTCCCGCGCCGGCCTCGACAACCCGAGCAAGCCCATCGGCGTGTTCATGCTCGCCGGTACCTCCGGCGTGGGCAAGACCGAAACCGCCCTGGCCCTGGCCGAAGCCATGTACGGCGGCGAACAGAACGTCATCACCATCAACATGAGCGAGTTCCAGGAAGCCCACACCGTATCCACCCTCAAGGGCGCGCCACCGGGCTACATCGGCTACGGCGAAGGCGGCGTGCTGACCGAAGCCGTGCGGCGCAAACCGTACAGCGTGGTGTTGCTGGATGAGGTGGAGAAAGCCCACCCGGACGTGCACGAAATCTTCTTCCAGGTGTTCGACAAAGGCGTGATGGAGGATGGCGAAGGCCGGGTGATTGATTTCAAGAACACCCTGATCCTGCTGACCACCAACGCCGGCACCGAGCTGATTGCCGAGGTCTGCAAGAACCCGCAGGACGTGCCCGAACCCGAGGAAATCGCCAAGGCCCTGCGCCAGCCGCTGCTGGAGATTTTCCCGCCGGCCCTGCTCGGCCGCCTGGTGACGATCCCGTACTACCCGCTCAGCGACGAGATGCTCAAGGCCATCACCCGCCTGCAACTCAACCGCATCAAGAAGCGCGTGGAGAGCACCCACAAGGTCGCGTTCGACTACGACGACGCGGTGATCGACCTGATCGTCTCGCGCTGCACCGAAACCGAAAGCGGCGGCCGCATGATCGACACCATCCTGACCAACAGCCTGCTACCGGACATGAGCCGCGAGTTCCTGACCCGCATGCTCGAAGGCAAGGCCATGGCCGGCGTGCGGATCAGCGCGGTGGATAACGAATTGCAATACGATTTCAGCGACGCGGTCTGACCTGACAGGAACACAGAAAGCCCTGTGGGAGCGAGCCTGCTCGCGATAGCGGAGTTACATTCAACCCAGTGTTGACTGATACACCGCCATCGCGAGCAGGCTCGCTCCCAAAGTGGGTTGCGTTCCTTCAGCCAAACACAATTTGCACGGGACACTCGATGTTATTCAACCAAGCCACACGCCTGGCCAAAATCACCAGCCCGCTGGGGCCCGAGGTGCTGCTGCTCAAGGACATGGGCGGCGGCGAAGAGCTGGGAAGGCTGTTCAACTATGAGTTGCAGCTGCACTCGCTGGACAACGCCATCGACCTCCATCAGGTGCTCGGTAAACCGATGTGCGTGAGCATGCAGCTGGACGGCGGTGGTGAGCGGCATTTCCACGGCATCGTGGCCCGCTTCAGCCAGAACGTCGACCAAGGCCAGTTCGCCAGTTACCAGGCCACGCTACGGCCCTGGCTGTGGCTGCTGACGCGCACCTCCGATTGCCGGATTTTCCAGAACCTGACCATCCCGCAAATCATCAAGCAGGTGTTCCGCGACCTGGGTTTCTCCGATTTCGAAGACGCCTTGAGCCGCCCCTACCGCGAGTGGGAATACTGCGTGCAGTACCGCGAGACCAGCTTCGATTTCGTCAGCCGCCTGATGGAACAGGAAGGGATCTACTACTTCTTCCGCCATGAACAGGGCCGTCACGTGCTGGTGCTGGCCGATGCCTACGGGGCGCACACCAGCGCGCCCGGCTACGCCTCGGTGCCCTACTACCCGAAGAACGAACAGCAACGCGAGCGTGACCACATTCACGACTGGCACCTGGCCCAGGAGGTTCAGCCGGGCTCGCTGGAGCTCAACGACTATGACTTCCAGCGTCCCAGTGCACGCATCGACGTACGTTCGGCGATGCCCCGTCCCCATGCCGCCGGTGACTATCCGCTGTACGACTACCCCGGCACCTACGTGCAAAGCGAAGACGGCGAACACTACGCACGCACCCGCATCGAAGCCTTGCAGACCCTGCACGAACAGGTCGAGCTGGCCGGTAATGCGCGGGGCCTGGGCTCGGGTCATCTGTTCAGCCTGATCGGCTTCACCCGCCAGGACCAGAACCGCGAGTACCTGATCGTCGGGGCCCGTTACTACCTGTCCCAGGAAAGCGGCGAAACCAGTGGCGGCGCCCCTTCGGCACAGTTCGAAAGCAGCCTGACCTGCATCGACGCCCAGCAGAGCTACCGCCCACTGCCCCACACCCACCGGCCCATCGTCAAAGGCCCGCAGACCGCCCTGGTGGTCGGCCCCAAAGGCGAGGAAATCTGGACCGACCAGTTCGGCCGGGTGAAGGTGCACTTCTACTGGGACCGTCACGACCAGTCCAACGAGAACAGCTCGTGCTGGATCCGCGTGTCGCAATCCTGGGCCGGCAAGAACTGGGGCTCGATGCAGATCCCGCGCATCGGCCAGGAAGTGATCGTCAGCTTCCTCGAAGGCGACCCCGACCGGCCGATCATCACCGGTCGCGTCTACAACGCCGAGCAGACCGTGCCTTACGACTTGCCCGACAACGCCACCCAGAGCGGCATGAAGAGCCGCTCGAGCAAGGGCGGCACGCCGGCGAACTTCAATGAAATCCGCATGGAGGACAAGAAAGGCGCCGAGCAGTTGTACATCCATGCCGAGCGCAACCAGGACATCGTGGTCGAGATGGACGAAAGTCATTCGGTGGGCCATGACCGCAACAAGAGCATCGGCCATGACGAGACAGTGACCATCGGCAACAACCGCCTGCGCATCGTCAAACAGGAAGACATCCTCTCGGTGGGCCTGCGCAAGACCGACAGCATCAGCCAGAGCTACGTCATTGAAGTGGGCGAGAACCTGCGGCTGGTGTGCGGTGAAAGCATTTTGGAGCTCAATGCCAGCGGCCAGATCAACCTGACCGGCGTGCAGATCAGCTTCTATGCCAAGGGCGATGCCGAATTCAACACCGGCGGCGTCCTGCACCTGAACAATGGCGGCGGCCCTGGTGCCACCCCTGACGGCCAAGGCGTCAAGGCCAGCATCGACGCCAACGTCAAAGCCGCGTTCCCCAAGGGTTAATCCAGAGATTCAGGCGCCATGACTTACCGCATCAATGAGTTCCAGTTTCAATTGCCGCCCAGCGAATTGCTGGACGCGACGATCAACATCCTCAAGTTCCCCGAACTGGGCACGTCCTTGATCGTCAGTCGCAGCCTGCTGGCCGACGGCGAAACCCTGCAAAGCAACCTCGACGACCAGCTCAAGCGCCTGGAAAAACAGGTACAGGAACTGCGCTGCCAACCGGGCGCCACGGTACACCTGGGCGCCAACCAGGAAGTCGAAGGCATCGAGCTGCGCAGCCAGTTCAGCAAGGGCAACGAAAAAGTCTTCCAGTACCAGTTGGCCCTCGTGCTGCCCGGCACTCGCAAGATGTTTGCCCTGAGCTACGTCAAGGCCGAGCCACTCGGCGATGCCGAGGCCGCGCATTGGGCAACGATCAAGGGTTCGCTGTTGTTCGACGTGCCGGCCTGATCAATGGGCGGCTGCGACTTGATCGCCTTTGCAGGTTGTTGAAATGGGCCTGGAAGACGAATACGTCGGTGACACCGAATGGCAAACTTTCGTGCGCCGGTACGAAGAAGACTACCTCGACGACAGCGCCCGGACGCTCGCCAAGTCCATGGACGACAACCTCGATATGGCCGTCGTGCTGTATGGAAAACGGGGGCTCAAAGAGGGCTTGTGGTGGATGGAACAGGTCGTGCCCGCCTTGGGTAACATACGGCCGGTCGATTGTCTCAAGGGTCCGAAACTGATCAAGCGCCTGAGAATGGCACTGATGAGCATGCCGTAACCAACGGAAAAAGATGCAATGGAAATCGAGGCTTACCAAGAACACAATCCTGTGGCGAGGGGATTTATCCCCGCTCGGCTGCGCAGCAGCCATAGTCAGGTTCATGCGGTCTTCCAGCAGCCCCCTCAGTGCATGGTTGTTGGGGCTGCAGCGCAGCCCAGCGGGGATAAATCCCCTCGCCACGGATTGCGGGCTACTTTCAGAGCATGCCTACAGCATGCCTACCCGCTCGGCCAGGCTACGTAACCTGTCCCCCCAAGAGAGAAGAGGGGGTTTAGCACGACCTGACTGCCGCCTCCCTCAGTCGAACCCCAGCACCTCGCCACCCTTGGCTTCAAGCATTTCGCTGAACACCGGCAACCTGGCAACGAAATCCGCTTCGAACGCCAGGTAGCGGTCCTGGGCCGGCAGGTAACGCACCTGCGGCTTGATACGCCGGATATCCTGGCTGGACAGTTTGAGCACCCTGATTATCGAGCTGATTCCAGAACCAGGCCAGGGTGTACGAGCCGAACGTGTTGGTGGCGTAGTTCCAGACCCACCAGTCACCGTGTCCCCGGCTGACATGAACACGCCCGTGGAACGTCCGTAATGTGATGAGGTTCTTTGGCTCTGTGACGAGCAGGCGGGTGTCCTGGCGTACCTCGCTGCCAAAACCATCGAGCAGCGCCTTCGTTGCGGCGCCCGTGACCACGTTGAAGCGCCACGCCAGCAGTACGGTCTCGTGGTAGCGCGGGTCTTCGAGGTTCTTTCGCTTGTCTTCGCTGAACAGCAGGATCTCATCGCCCCCCAGATAGGCGGTCGAGGCCCTGAGGTGGTAGCCGTCCACCGCCGGCATCGGCTTGGCGGCGATGGCCTGGTGCGGTGGGTCGAGGCTCCAGATCCAGCACAGTGGGCCGTTGTGCTGCATGAACAGCAGGCGACGGGGACCGAAGGGCAATATCGTCAGTTCATCCGGGTGTTCGAAAACGACGTCGCTGGCCTGCGCCGTGATCCGCCAGATACGCGTCACCGGCACCGGTTCGTAGATGCGCTGGCGTTCGAATACCTCGGCATCCACCACGACGCCGGGTTGTTCAAACCCGGGCCACTCCACTTGGGCAGGGCCGAAATCCTGGATGTCGTCGCCTTGGCGAACTTCGTACTTATAGCGGTCGTCCGAGCTGTAGTCGCCCCTCCTGACTCGGCGCCGCCACAGGCTGCGCTGGGCATTGGCGTCGATGAGTTGCAGATCGGCGCCGTCGAGCCCATCGGTGCGATGCTCAAGCATGTCGTGCTCTTCAGGTGGCCACTGGTTGTAGTCAATCAGGAAGCACAGCCACTGCTCATCGTCCTGCTCGGTAATGCCGGCCCAGCCGTTGTGGTAGTTGTCGTCATGGACATAAGTGGGGCCGGGATAGTCATGCACTTCCTGCAGCCAGTTCAACTTGCTGCGCTTGGACTTGGCCGGCTTGCGTGCGGCCTTTCCCTCAGCGGCAACGGGCTTCTCGGGCTCGATCAGGCTCGGTGTAAAGTCCTCCTGGTCTTGCCAGTGCCTGGCAAATGCCTCGCGCTGATCGGCCGCGACAATGACCGGGCGGTAATCATCACCGCAGGCGTCCAGGTTCCACAGGTCGTAGCCGCGTTCGGCCAGGGCGTTCGCCAGCGCCTGGAAGCAGATCTCGGGCATTTCATTGGAGAGTTCATCCAGCAACGCCTCGAATGGCTGGCCGGTAAACAGGTCGATATCGGGGTAGTAATGCTGGAGCAACCCAAGGAGTTCGCCGCCGGGTGTTTTCCAGTCGATATGCACCAGCGGATCAAAACGAGATTGCATCACGCCTGCCTTCCTTGAAATCCCAGTCAGTTAAGCCCGTGGGAGCAAAGCTTGCTCGCGATAGCGGTAAGTCAGTCACCAATAATGTTGACCGGCCTGCCGCTATCGCGAGCAAGCTTCGCTTCCACAGGTTTTTGCACCGTTTGATTCCCTCACTGACTGGCATTAGGACCAGCCCCGTCAGATATTGGCCGGTACGAAATCCGGACCGCCCAGTTTGTCGCGTACCGTCACCGCCGAGCGCATCAACGGCGTCCACATGCCGTCCGGGCTGTTCCACGCCGCGCCCGCCCAGCGGGTATCGGCCACCAGTTCGGCCTTGTGCCGCTCCAGCAGGCGCTTGAGGGCGACGGCAACACTGCCCATGTCCACGTCAAACAGATCGCCATAAGGGCCTTGCGGCTGCTTGCGCTGTTTGTCCTGGCAGAAACGGTAGTACCAGACCCAGTCATGAGCGATGTAGATCGCCCGCGTGCGGTCCGGGTACGTCGCCAGCATCGTCAGCAGTGCCGAGACGAAGCGCATGGGGAAGCTGGCGTCGTGGGTCTGGCGCCAGTACGGCATGATCAACTGGTCGAACGCGGCCACCACGTTCTGCGGTTCGTCGTTATCGCTCTTGGCTTCGAGAAAGTAGAACGGCTCGCCCACCAGGAACTTGTCCAGATCGTTATTGGCCAACGCCAGCAGCAGCACGTTGTCGCTTGGATTACTCATTGGATTCTCACTACGTCTCGGGTGGTCATCAACGCGTTGATGTCGTTGCCGTGGGCGATGGGCACGTTGTCCAGCACCGCCTCGCGCATGCCGCCCGGATGGGTCAGACCGCCCGGCCGCCATAGCGAGTTCACCCCGCCTTCGTTACCGGTGGGCATCAGCACCTTGGGGTTGTCCAGGTTCATCATGTAGATGTCTTTGCCCACCAGCGATCCCGGATCGTAACCCAGGGCCGATTCCAGTACCGAGACGTCGCCGGTTTTCTTGTACTCGGCAACCACCGCGTTCAGGTCGGATTTTGCCATGACGAACTTGTTCGGGTTGAACGAACCGTATTTGGGGTTGGCGATATCGTCTGAGGTGAACAGGAAACTCCCGCCCTCCTCCTCGAAGGTCTTGAGGTGCTTATCGACATACGGGCCTTCCAGATAATCCCGCGGCGGCGGTCGGCTGCCCTTGGGAATCGCCATGATATCGGCTTCGGTCACGCCCGCCTTGTAGGCCGCCGCGCGGGGTGTAGAGGCCGCGCCGAGGCGGGCCATTTTCGGCCCCAGGCCCAGCAGCGCCATGCCGGCGATGCCCTGGAGCAAGTCGCGATAGCCGGGGCCGAGGCGGTCGCCCAACTGACCCAACAGCGCCATGCCCCCCATCATCGCGCCACCGATCACCACGAACCCGGCAAAGGCCGCCGCACCAGCCATGGCCGCCAGTACCGCGGCGGCGCCCATGGCGACCATGCCCAGGGCTTCCAGCCCCGTATGCAGCCAGCCTTCGATATCGAGGACGAAGGCGACCGCAACCGTCGGCCCGCCAATGAACGTATTGGGGCTGCCGCTCTTGATGTGCGCGCCGCAGACCATCTTGCTCTGCAACCGCGCCGCCGGCCTGCCGTTGATGAAAACCGTTGCGCTACCCTCGGCGATCAGTACCGGGAATGGCCAGATCGGGTGATTCATCGGCAGGCCCGAACAGGTGGACGACACGTCTGCGCCCGCACGCATCGCGTTGCGGTTGTTGATCTGGACGTTGAAGCTGCCCATGATCAACACCCCCGTGGTCGGCTCGGGCAGGTTGAAGATGGTGTTCAGGCCCTTGATGATCTGAAACATCGACAAGCCGCCCGCCGCGATCGAACCGGCCATGATCGCCAGCGCCACGCCGCCAGTCGCCACGGTGGCGGCGACCACCGCTGCACCGATCAAGGCACCGGCAACGGCCCCCGCCACCATCGCGGCAACACCAAAACCGTGGGCAATTTCATCGCCAAGGCGCGCAGCAGCCAGCATATCCATTGGAGTTATCGTCTTCGCGCAGGGTAATCAGGCAGTCTGTGGACGCAACTTGAGCGAGTGCATGGCCATCTTCCAGGCCGGCTCGTGGTGCACGAGATCGTTCGGGGTGGTGGTCAGTGTCGTGATCAACCCCACGGGCTGGCGGT belongs to Pseudomonas sp. B21-028 and includes:
- a CDS encoding type VI secretion system tip protein VgrG, with translation MLFNQATRLAKITSPLGPEVLLLKDMGGGEELGRLFNYELQLHSLDNAIDLHQVLGKPMCVSMQLDGGGERHFHGIVARFSQNVDQGQFASYQATLRPWLWLLTRTSDCRIFQNLTIPQIIKQVFRDLGFSDFEDALSRPYREWEYCVQYRETSFDFVSRLMEQEGIYYFFRHEQGRHVLVLADAYGAHTSAPGYASVPYYPKNEQQRERDHIHDWHLAQEVQPGSLELNDYDFQRPSARIDVRSAMPRPHAAGDYPLYDYPGTYVQSEDGEHYARTRIEALQTLHEQVELAGNARGLGSGHLFSLIGFTRQDQNREYLIVGARYYLSQESGETSGGAPSAQFESSLTCIDAQQSYRPLPHTHRPIVKGPQTALVVGPKGEEIWTDQFGRVKVHFYWDRHDQSNENSSCWIRVSQSWAGKNWGSMQIPRIGQEVIVSFLEGDPDRPIITGRVYNAEQTVPYDLPDNATQSGMKSRSSKGGTPANFNEIRMEDKKGAEQLYIHAERNQDIVVEMDESHSVGHDRNKSIGHDETVTIGNNRLRIVKQEDILSVGLRKTDSISQSYVIEVGENLRLVCGESILELNASGQINLTGVQISFYAKGDAEFNTGGVLHLNNGGGPGATPDGQGVKASIDANVKAAFPKG
- a CDS encoding DUF1795 domain-containing protein, giving the protein MTYRINEFQFQLPPSELLDATINILKFPELGTSLIVSRSLLADGETLQSNLDDQLKRLEKQVQELRCQPGATVHLGANQEVEGIELRSQFSKGNEKVFQYQLALVLPGTRKMFALSYVKAEPLGDAEAAHWATIKGSLLFDVPA
- a CDS encoding PAAR domain-containing protein, whose protein sequence is MDMLAAARLGDEIAHGFGVAAMVAGAVAGALIGAAVVAATVATGGVALAIMAGSIAAGGLSMFQIIKGLNTIFNLPEPTTGVLIMGSFNVQINNRNAMRAGADVSSTCSGLPMNHPIWPFPVLIAEGSATVFINGRPAARLQSKMVCGAHIKSGSPNTFIGGPTVAVAFVLDIEGWLHTGLEALGMVAMGAAAVLAAMAGAAAFAGFVVIGGAMMGGMALLGQLGDRLGPGYRDLLQGIAGMALLGLGPKMARLGAASTPRAAAYKAGVTEADIMAIPKGSRPPPRDYLEGPYVDKHLKTFEEEGGSFLFTSDDIANPKYGSFNPNKFVMAKSDLNAVVAEYKKTGDVSVLESALGYDPGSLVGKDIYMMNLDNPKVLMPTGNEGGVNSLWRPGGLTHPGGMREAVLDNVPIAHGNDINALMTTRDVVRIQ